Within Synechococcus sp. NB0720_010, the genomic segment TGGGTTCTGTTGATCCCGGACGTAGATACCCGAGCCGGCCATGGCCTCCACCACGCCGTCGTTTTCCAGCTGCCGGTAGACCTTGCTGATGGTGTTGCGATGCAGGCCGGTCTGCATCGCCAGTTGGCGCGTACTGGGTAGTCGATGGCCTGGCGGGAAGTGCCGCGCCGCAATCGCAAAGCAAATCTGGTTGTACAGCTGGCTCGAGGCCGGGATATCGCTGTCCTGCTGAATGTGGAACCGCACGCCCGAGTGGCACAAGCTGTTCGGGCCACCTTACGGACCTTTGTTCCCGGTGACAATTGCATTGTTGGCATAAAAGCCTGTGCCGGTTTCCAAGAGCGCGAATGCGATGACCACTGAGGCCAGCTGGGTTCAGATCCCTGTTCCAGCAGCAGCGGGTGTGACAGCCACGGTCATGCCGTGCTGGTGGGTGCTGCCTGAGCAGCCTCGCGGGGCGGTCTTGGTGCTGCCAGAGGTGTTTGGAGTGAACAGCTGGGTGCGCAGCGTGGCGGAGCGCTTGGCCCAGGAGGGTTACGCAGCCCTCGCCCTGAGCACCTTCTCGCGTTCTGCTCCCGATTTGGATGTGGGCTACGACGAGGCAGGTTTGGCCGCTGGCCGTGAGCATCGTGACCGTGTGACGGCCGAGCAGCTCCTGGCGGACGTCCAAGCCGCTGTCGATTGGATCCAGCAATCCCATCCCTCTTTAAGCCTGGGCTGCGTGGGCTTTTGCTTTGGCGGTCACCTGGCGATGCTGGCTGCGACGAACCCGGCGATCGCAGCCACCTGTGATTTCTATGGAGCTCGGGTTTCGTCCTTCAAGCCTGGCGCGATTGAGGACTCAACCCTGTCGGTCGTGCCTGAGGTTGCAGGGCGACTCTGGTGCTTCTGCGGTGATCAAGATCCCTTGATGCCCGCTGAGGAGTTGCAGGCCATTGATCAAGCCCTGCGCTCAGCGGATACCGAAGGGAGTCGCCACCGACTGGTTGTGGCAGCTGGGGCCGGTCACGGATACATGTGCCAGGCCAGAGCCGATTTCCATCCTGAGGCGGCTGCCTCGGGATGGAGTCAGATGTTGGAGCTCTTCGCTGAGGCGATCTAGCCTTCGGCCTTGGCTGCCGCCTGACGAGGGGTCTCGATTGTGCGCACCGCTTTGCTGGCAGCAGCCTCGGCCTCTTTCTCTTTGGCCAGGGGTGTTTTGCGCGGGCTGAGGAACATGATCATGTTCCGGCCCTCACGCTTGGGCTCCTGCTGAATCTCGGCTTTTTCTTCGAGATCCTTGGCCATGCGGCGCAGGAGCTGTTCGGCCAGGGCGGTGTGCTGGATCTCCCGTCCGCGGAAGATCACGGTGCACTTGACCTTGTCACCTGCTTTGAGGAAGCGAGAGGCCTGACCGAGCCGCACATCGTAGTCGTGCTGGTCAATCTTGTAGCGCATCTTGACCTCTTTAACTTCGGTCTGGTGCGACTTTTTCTTGGCTTCTTTGGCTTTCTTTTCTTGCTCGAATTTGAACTTGCCGTAGTCCATGATCCGGCAGACCGGTGGGTCAGCCTTCTCACTCACCAGGACCAGGTCCAGCTCACGGTCCTTCGCGACGTCGAGCGCTTCTTCCCTTGTGATCACTCCTAGCTGACTGCCGTCGGCATCGACCACCCGGAGCTGGGGGTAATTGATGCGGTCGTTGATGTTGGGGAGCTCCCGAACAGGAGCACGGCGGTCAAAACGAGGACGGGGTGGCATTCAGACGGGCGAGAGGACGGAAAAACAGTTGCTGTTCACCGTTCACCCTAGGACGTGCTCGATCGCCGACAAGGCCCGCTTCAAGGGATTGTCCTCTTGGCCTGGTGCATCCAGCCATAGGGGTTGATGCTGCCGGCGAAACCAGGTCTTTTGGCGCTTGGCGAACTGATGGGTGCGCTTGGTGGTCTGCTCAATGGCTTGCTCTTCAGTCAGCTCCCCCCGCAGTAGGGCTCCAGCTTCCGCATAGCCAATGGTGTCCAGTAGGGCGCAGCCCTGCCCATAACGCTCCAGAAGCCCTCGGGTCTCTGCCACCAAGCCATCGGTGTACAGCGCCCGACTGCGCTGGGCAATGCGTTGCCTGAGGTTGCTGGGGTTGAGACCCAGTTCCAGGACCCGCCAGGGGGGCGGATTGGAGCCCTGCTGTTGGCTCAGGGGGCGACCGGTGGCATAGAGCACCTCAAGGGCGCGCTGTGTGCGCACGGCGTCATTGGCCATGATCCGCCCAGCGGCGTCTGGATCGGCTTGGCGCAGAAGGGCGTAGCACTGGCTTTGGCCCAGTGCCTCTAGGTCCGCCCGCAATTGAGGTTGCGGAGGGACCGCTGGCGGAGTCATCCCTTGGGTGATGGCCTTGATGTACAGGCCGCTCCCGCCCACAAGGAAAGCAATTCCCCGCCGCTTGTGTTCCGCTTCGATCGCTTGATCGGCTTCCTGGCGGAACTCCTGAAGGTTGATCGGTTCGTCAGGCGCCCGCAGGTCCAGCAGCTCATGGCGAACGGTGGCCCGCTGCTCGGCAGTCGGTTTTGCGGTGCCGATCGTCATCTCTTTGTACAGCTGCCTGGAATCGACAGACAGGACTGCGAGATCCAGGGCCTGGGCGATCTCGATGGCCAGGGCGGTTTTGCCGCTGGCCGTTGGCCCCATCAAGGCGATGACGAGGGGCTGACTGGAGGGACTCATCAGCGCACTTTGCCGGTTGACAGCAAATGGAGGGGTGCCCCCCTTGCTGAAATCGCCCCTTAGCGAGCGCCACAAGCGTCTCTATTGCAACGGTGGTAGATTGCCCCTCAAAGGCTGGTCTTTGCTCGGCTTTTCGCCCTTGTCGAGCCTCCTGCGGGAGAGGTTCAGCTCCTGCAGGATTCCATGAGCGAAGCCACGAAAGTTCAGGCTGCCTACGGCGCCGAGCAGATCCAGGTCCTGGAGGGCTTGGAGCCGGTCCGTAAGCGCCCTGGCATGTACATCGGCTCGACTGGGCCGAGGGGCTTGCACCACCTGGTTTATGAGGTGGTCGACAACTCCGTCGACGAGGCCCTAGCGGGGCATTGCAACGAGATCCGGGTTGCGATCGAAGAGGACGGCAGCTGTTCCGTCAGTGATAACGGTCGGGGCATTCCGACTGATGTCCACCCGAAAACTGGCAAGAGTGCTCTCGAAACCGTTCTGACGGTGCTGCATGCCGGTGGCAAGTTTGGAGCTGGCGGCTACAAGGTTTCGGGTGGTCTCCACGGCGTTGGTGTGTCCGTGGTTAACGCTCTCTCTGAGTGGGTTGAGGTTGTTGTTTATCGCCAAGGCAAGGAACACCGGCAACGCTTTGAGCGGGGTGCGCCGATTGGCACCTTGGCGATTGAGCCCGCAGCGGATGCCAGCCGGACAGGCACCACGGTGCGTTTCAAGCCGGATCTTGAGATCTTCACTGTTGGGATCGAGTTTGACTACAACACCCTCTCAGCCCGCTTGAGGGAGCTGGCCTACCTCAATGGTGGGGTCAAGATTGTCTTTCGCGATGAGCGTCCTGCTGCGCGCAATGCAGAGGGTGAGGCTCACGAGGAGATTTATCACTACGAAGGTGGCATCAAGGAATACGTCGCCTACATGAATGCGGAGAAGGATGCTCTTCATCCCGACATTATCTACGTCAATTCAGAAAAAGACGGAGTACAAATCGAGGCTGCACTGCAATGGTGCGTCGATGCCTACTCCGACAACATCTTTGGCTTCGCCAACAACATCCGTACCGTTGATGGTGGCACTCACATTGAGGGTCTTAAGACGGTCCTGACGCGGACACTCAATACCTTCGCCAAAAAGCGCGGCAAGCGCAAGGAATCGGACTCCAACCTCGCCGGTGAAAACATCCGGGAGGGTTTGACCGCTGTGTTGTCGGTCAAGGTTCCCGAGCCGGAGTTTGAGGGCCAGACCAAGACCAAGCTTGGCAACACCGAGGTGCGCGGAATCGTCGACTCTCTGGTCGGTGAAGCCCTGGGCGAATACCTCGAGTTCAATCCTTCCGTGATTGACCTGATCCTCGAGAAGGCGATCCAGGCGTTCAATGCTGCTGAAGCGGCTCGACGCGCCCGTGAGCTGGTGCGCCGGAAGAGCGTCCTTGAAAGCTCAACCCTGCCGGGCAAGTTGGCCGATTGCTCGTCCCGCGACCCGGGTGAGTCCGAGATTTACATCGT encodes:
- a CDS encoding dienelactone hydrolase family protein, giving the protein MTTEASWVQIPVPAAAGVTATVMPCWWVLPEQPRGAVLVLPEVFGVNSWVRSVAERLAQEGYAALALSTFSRSAPDLDVGYDEAGLAAGREHRDRVTAEQLLADVQAAVDWIQQSHPSLSLGCVGFCFGGHLAMLAATNPAIAATCDFYGARVSSFKPGAIEDSTLSVVPEVAGRLWCFCGDQDPLMPAEELQAIDQALRSADTEGSRHRLVVAAGAGHGYMCQARADFHPEAAASGWSQMLELFAEAI
- the infC gene encoding translation initiation factor IF-3 → MPPRPRFDRRAPVRELPNINDRINYPQLRVVDADGSQLGVITREEALDVAKDRELDLVLVSEKADPPVCRIMDYGKFKFEQEKKAKEAKKKSHQTEVKEVKMRYKIDQHDYDVRLGQASRFLKAGDKVKCTVIFRGREIQHTALAEQLLRRMAKDLEEKAEIQQEPKREGRNMIMFLSPRKTPLAKEKEAEAAASKAVRTIETPRQAAAKAEG
- the miaA gene encoding tRNA (adenosine(37)-N6)-dimethylallyltransferase MiaA, with the translated sequence MSPSSQPLVIALMGPTASGKTALAIEIAQALDLAVLSVDSRQLYKEMTIGTAKPTAEQRATVRHELLDLRAPDEPINLQEFRQEADQAIEAEHKRRGIAFLVGGSGLYIKAITQGMTPPAVPPQPQLRADLEALGQSQCYALLRQADPDAAGRIMANDAVRTQRALEVLYATGRPLSQQQGSNPPPWRVLELGLNPSNLRQRIAQRSRALYTDGLVAETRGLLERYGQGCALLDTIGYAEAGALLRGELTEEQAIEQTTKRTHQFAKRQKTWFRRQHQPLWLDAPGQEDNPLKRALSAIEHVLG
- the gyrB gene encoding DNA topoisomerase (ATP-hydrolyzing) subunit B; translation: MSEATKVQAAYGAEQIQVLEGLEPVRKRPGMYIGSTGPRGLHHLVYEVVDNSVDEALAGHCNEIRVAIEEDGSCSVSDNGRGIPTDVHPKTGKSALETVLTVLHAGGKFGAGGYKVSGGLHGVGVSVVNALSEWVEVVVYRQGKEHRQRFERGAPIGTLAIEPAADASRTGTTVRFKPDLEIFTVGIEFDYNTLSARLRELAYLNGGVKIVFRDERPAARNAEGEAHEEIYHYEGGIKEYVAYMNAEKDALHPDIIYVNSEKDGVQIEAALQWCVDAYSDNIFGFANNIRTVDGGTHIEGLKTVLTRTLNTFAKKRGKRKESDSNLAGENIREGLTAVLSVKVPEPEFEGQTKTKLGNTEVRGIVDSLVGEALGEYLEFNPSVIDLILEKAIQAFNAAEAARRARELVRRKSVLESSTLPGKLADCSSRDPGESEIYIVEGDSAGGSAKQGRDRRFQAILPLRGKILNIEKTDDAKIYKNTEIQALITALGLGIKGEEFDDKNLRYHRIVIMTDADVDGAHIRTLLLTFFYRYQKSLVEGGYIYIACPPLYKVERGKNHTYCYNEADLKTTIEGFGEKANFTIQRFKGLGEMMPKQLWETTMDPSTRMMKRVEIADAAEADRIFTILMGDKVAPRREFIETHSAELDLAQLDI